DNA from Megalops cyprinoides isolate fMegCyp1 chromosome 14, fMegCyp1.pri, whole genome shotgun sequence:
ATGgcttttcacccccccccccccccccccccccccatcccagtGGTCCTCCATTTTAGCCATGACCTTCTCCTGGTCTCCTGGAGTCTTTCCTGAGGCCATATGTTTCCTGAGGGGTGAACCTTGGTTGCTGCCTTAGGAGGGATGCTCTATCTCAGAGGAAGGGCAGTATTTGGTATGCCAACCCCATCAAGCTTCGACCACCTGTAGATTCTTATCCTGACCAGAATGTGGAGAAGCTCTTAGACGAGCTACAGCCTTGCATAGCCTGAGgtggagagtttttttttttttttttttttatcaagatGGTGTTCAGAAATGTCAGTGGACCCTACCACTTGTCCAATTCCCatgatctttctttttttattcattgccAGACAAAAGCACATTGATGATCACCTGAGTTTTTAACATTTCCTTAATTTTGGGTGTTCACAACAGGCTTAATAACCAGACGTTTGGAAATCGTTATGTTAttgcttgtttttgaaagtgGTCCCCCCCAGCGGCACCCATGTAGAAATCCTCCGACTTGACTTTGGAATCTGACCTTAGATCTCAAGTCTCTGTTCAGGACTCAGTTTGATCTCCTTGACGGAACATCTCTGCTGTCACTAAGGATTGCGCTCCTGCTGGCGACACGCTCTGCTAACGCGTGAGCGAGCCCCAGGCCTTGGCAGTCCGTTTGGACTGCGTCAGACGCGAGGCAGACGGCTCCCGTGTGCTTTTCCGCTACAGGTGTTCCCGCCACAGCATGTCAAGCAGACGACTGAAATAGAGGCGTTTCATCTACCCCTTTTCCTCGCTGAGAAGGATCTGGATTTAAACTCGCTGTGCTCTATTAGGGCTCGGCACTTAAATTTGGGTCATTTTCACAAAGAGTAGGCTGACATCAAAACGTGTCTTCTTCTTCGAACAGCACAAACCTGCACAAATGGCAGAACAAAGATATAAAATGTGGTGTGTAATCCTGACATAGTGGGGAGTGTTGAGGTACGTCAAACGCTCAATAAaggaaataacattttataacaACCGATgctttatgaaaatgaattagcTGTCAGCAAACACAACACGAGCAAATGAAGCATGTGTGATTTAATTCTGGAGGAATGCTGAGCGACGTCGcgctaataaaaaaatatttttaacacattaacagtttatctgcacacacagctttttacagaacaaacacaacacaaacaattgATGCTGGAATTATATATGCCGTGTATGGGGGTATCAATCTACTCTCCCGTTATATTCTGTATAACAACTCCcctttgatattttaatatactgaaACTTTCAGCACACTAACGCAATTACAATGGCAATaaaatgcagtgatgtcacGAGTACAGtaatataattgtataatttctttttacaaaataaGGATAATAGCACAAATATTAGTGCTTCGAACAAAGTTAATGTTTATAGAGCAGCTTTTAAAGCGTTAACGATTTGTTGACGTACAGACTCGCACTCCACTCCAGTTTGAGTCCGATAATAGGGTGAGACACAAATGACGCATGGGTGCACAATCACCTTATAGCCTATAACCACCGACACCAGCACTCTGGCTTTTAGTTGTGAGTTCTGAAGACTGCTCGCGTGAGCTCCGGTTATAATCATACTCCCACGAAAATGAAAACTTTCACCTTGGGAATAACGACTGGAAGTTGCGCTTGGAAGTCAATGATCTGCTTCGCCACAGTCGGAATTAATATGTTTTCAAAAGAATTTTTAGTGCTGGCACGTAACTAATATGACCAAATCCGGAAATACAATGGAGAAACGGCACATATGTTAAATCATTCCGAAAAACTAACTGTTCGTCTTGAGCTTGAGCTTGGTGATAGGCGACCAGGTTACAATTCTGGAAGAATTTACTATCGCAAAAGTATACAACTTCGATAAATATGTCTCTAGAAGAAACGTTCGTTTTGAATCCAGTAATGACGAATAAATTAGCTTCCAATGTTTCCTGGACTTACAGTAACCACACTCCCTCAGCCGCCGAAAATCCCGTGTGGTATCCTGGGATTGTCATTGCCGCCGTTTATGGATTTATTATACTCGTTGGACTTGTCGGCAACATCACGCTTATCAAGACATTCTGCAGCGTGACGTCCATGAGAACGGTTCCTAACTTGTTCATGTCAAGCCTCGCGCTTGGGGACTTGCTCCTGCTTGTCACCTGCGCGCCGGTGGATGCCAGCAGGTATTTAGTGGACAAGTGGCTCTTCGGCAGAGTGGGCTGCAAACTCATACCATTCATCCAGCTCACTTCGGTCGGAGTGTCCGTGTTCACGCTGACAGCGTTGTCTGCAGATAGGTAAGGGCGACGACAAGAGGACCCCTTGTATGTTAGAATGGCTACAGCACACTCTTGTATTAGTTCATCACATTAATATCATGTAGCGATGTTACAGTCTACCAGTGTTGCTCATTGTTTAATGTTTCGATGACACCTACCTGCAGGGCTCACAAGCAGGTGCGTGTaagaagagagagaagtgggAAGGCATAGCTTATTAAttaggaaaaaaaggtttatggTGTCTGAGTTGATATTTCTTCTTTGGGAATGGCGTTGGAGTTTGaaggaaaaacaacactgcaaaaTAACCTTTATAAAATAACAAGTTAAACAGGTAGTTAATCCTTCTCTAAGACCCCAGAGAGGATCTGTTTTATCAGCTGTAAGGAATTGTTATGGTTTGGAGTGCCTGGAGGGAAAATGTGgctggagtgaaaaaaaaaaaccaagcagAGATAAGAGTGAGATGCCTGCttcctgaaatgaaaagtaTGTATTTCACTAACTGTGGGTTGATATGGTGAGGAAGAGCAGGTGTGGTATACCAGACCCAGAGATGCCTCCTGAATGTTCTGCTTACCCATGGTTTATagttattacattaaattgttgtcatttagcagacattatcccgagtgacttacatacattaggttacaattttattcactTATACAGTTATATATTTACAGAGTCAACTGTGAACTTAGTAACTTGTGCAAGGGTGTAGTGCCCTACTGAGGAAACAAACTagtgaccttttggttacaagccctgctccttaccactactcaATATTTCTATTCTATTTAACGTTCTTACTACTGGCACTCAAGAGAACACAATGGGTATATTTTGTAAAGCACTCATATACggtgatattttatttgtcttaCATGCCTCTTATAAAAATCAGGTTCTCTAAACCTGTGTTTAATATGACagctgatttattcatttgcctgtAAGGCTTTTAATGGTACTCATGAATTAACGACCAATGCTGAATCTAAGGCGGTATTACTATTTTGTTACTTATATCTCCCTTTTTCTGTAAAGGGTGCTTTTGCTTTCCAATATAATGCTTCGATGATACaatatgcaaattaaaagcCAAAGTGATTTTAATTGAGTAGAGTTATACTCAGTTAACAAAGTAGCTGTTCCTGAAAATcagcatttctgttctgtttttttccatcatggATTGATTACCTATTCTTTCATGGCAGATTTTatttgatatgaaaaaaaaaaaatcaatattacCTTTACAACGAGCATGTTACTATGAGGCTTAATCTTAATATGTTTCCTGCTCTCAAAGAGAACCATAGCAACCTACCCAATTTTTCCCTGACGAACACTGGATGATACTGTCCTATCTGCATCCCTTCCTCGCATTTGCCAGCCAACTGCTCTTTCAAACCACTGGTCTGAATTTCCCCTTTGTAAGATAGCCACCAAACAGCAGTGGGTTTTACTAGTGCACATATGGATACAAACCTAATGTTGACACAATAGACCACCTTCTTTGGCTGTATAGCAGACATAGTTCCTTGGTTTGAACAGACACCCCAAGGTGAATCATATCCTTGCATTAACACTGGAACAATTACATCATGCAAATACATTCTGTTAAACCCCTATTAGCAATagtcaattcaattaaattcagttttattaaataaatacataaaattggATTGAATATTAGCAATAGTAATTGTACAGCTATTAATACATCATATGTATGATTATTCTGTCCGGTACAAGGCATCACATCATGTATGCAGCTCTATCGAAGGTATTTGGTAATTGagttctttacatttacatatagctattttgcagatgctcttatctaaaGTGACTTATAAAGAGTATTCAGtagggttaggcaattagctgcagAAACCAAAACATTAGTGTCATCCTTGAAATGTAATGCTATTTtgggaaacattgccacaatgGGATTAAGTGCTGTCAAAAGACATACAACCTTAagctattactgtacaacattGATCTTTAAACATGGAACCTTGAATGCTACAAGTTTGTATCACATTTTGTCTAAGGAATTAAAGAATAAGGAATAAAGTTTCTATAGCTGACATACTGAAAGAAAAGGATAGaacagtaaataaatgttttattgtgaagAGTGAAGCACATACATGAATCTATCTCGACAAGTGATGAGAGATCAGCAAGGATCTCATTCATTAGCTCTGAGAAAAGGAGCATTCAGATAGATTACATGAATATGCCagttaatgaaatgtgttgagTAATTTTTTGTTACTCAGACATTCGTCAATTACttttcacagctgtgttgttagtgtgctgtgaaactgaattgttttgtaaatgtcagtTGCTGTAATTAAGGTGCATACaattaagaaacaaataaagCCTGAGAATCCTATCTGATATTAACACTACCTTTAAGTATGAGGACACTGCATAATTAGATTATACTTTTGTGCTGGACCAGACACATCAACACTAGGGGATAACAATACATGCATGTTGTATTGATGCACTGATACAAAAGCAGTAATACTGGAGTATCACTGCAGCGTGTGAGAATCAATCCATACCattaattgttcatttaattatgtttattcatattaatgcgGCAGTTGAGACTATAGCGCTTGCAAGAATCCTAGTTATCTTTGAACATTAAGCATTATTTCAGTAGCATATAATGATTTAATGCTTAGATactctacatttatttaaaaacatacaataagGTTATGTTTAGTCATGTAATCAAAATGTATCATATGTACAATGTATAATCATTTGTATACACAGTGTATAATGATATATCAAAATGTGTcatattgtattgcattttgtTGAAGTGAATTCCTAGATATATTCTGATGTCATATTGTTGCTCATTGATATTATACTGTATCATTGTCAAGTCAAAGGCTGAGTCCTAATCAGCACTAAAGGTAATTATTGCAGAATAAGATCCATCCCACAAAAGGGATAACCTTCGATTATTTTGTAAagattacaatatttatatgcAGTATCATCATATTGTTGGTGCAACATTTCTGGCACATTGTGGATCTGTTCAGTGTtagctacagtatgtttgtAACTGAATATTTTGTTGCAGTATTTTCCCTGTAAATTATAGAAACATTACTCTGTAGACAAGTTTCATTTTGCCAGATAGTCCCGGTTAGACCTTGCAGAGAAACCAGTACAATCGTGTACATTATGGTCTCTAAAGTATAAGTTAAGAAGATGAGTGGATTAAACAAAATGTTGTCAGATGGGGTGTAATCAGACAAGTGCTAATCAACACATTCACATATCTCAGTTAGAAGACTGATGGATGACACAATGCTCCAGAGAAACTGAAGAAGCCAATTTTAACTGTTTTCACACATATTCCCAGAATGGAGTGGTTACAAGCTGATTTCTCAAGCACAGTGTCAACATTAGGAATTTCAATGAGAGCCCCATTCATAGGAAGCATTGGATCATTTTCTAAATATGGATGATGACTAAACCCCACCCACTGTTGCAGATACACTGACCCCACATGTAACTGAGAGATTCCAGACGCTCGGAATCAAAACAAGTCAATCAAAAGCCAATTAAGAGAAATCCTATGTGTTGTCTTCTGAAAGGGATATGGTTTCTGTTAAAGGGAGACCCTGCTGTGATGCGTGCAATTGATGTCTGAAGCCTTAATGCAGAAGATTCACTGATGTTACACTTACATCATTTAAAGAAGAGACATTTTTCCTTCTGAATTGATTTGCTTTTGAATTGAAGTATTTTCTTGaccacatttttatgttttttcttcccctcaGGTATAAAGCAATTGTGAAACCAATGGACATACAGACCTCCAACGCCACAGCAAAAATATGTATCAGGGCTGCAATGATCTGGATATTTTCCATGACTCTTGCCATTCCTGAGGCTGTCTTTTCAGATCTTCACACTTTCAGTGTTGCCCAGACCAATGAGACATTTGTTACATGCGCCCCCTACCCTCATGCTGGTGACCTGCACCCCAAGATCCATTCCATGGCCTCCTTCCTCATATTCTATGTCATACCTCTCTTCGTCATATCCGTCTACTACTTTTTCATTGCCAGGAGTTTGATCAGAAGTGCCTGCAATATACCCGTGGAAGGTAACATGCACATCAGAAGACAGGTGTGTTTCCCTATCAATGTCATTAGATCTGGTTGAGGTCAGAGGACAAAGGTCAGAGTTGGAGAATGAGAAATTCTTTTCTGAGTTTATTTAATGACTAAAAGAAGATAACGATACAAGAACACAGTCACTATGAAttggtgtttggtgttttttgttttgtccatgGGACTAGAAACCAGTATGTGGTGTCTCTGGAGGCAGCCTCTGGACAAATTTTTTGGTTTGCTCAACATTCATCTTGGCCACAGTAGGTTAATTTTGGTAATTAGTGTCATAATTCAT
Protein-coding regions in this window:
- the grpr gene encoding gastrin-releasing peptide receptor; the protein is MTNKLASNVSWTYSNHTPSAAENPVWYPGIVIAAVYGFIILVGLVGNITLIKTFCSVTSMRTVPNLFMSSLALGDLLLLVTCAPVDASRYLVDKWLFGRVGCKLIPFIQLTSVGVSVFTLTALSADRYKAIVKPMDIQTSNATAKICIRAAMIWIFSMTLAIPEAVFSDLHTFSVAQTNETFVTCAPYPHAGDLHPKIHSMASFLIFYVIPLFVISVYYFFIARSLIRSACNIPVEGNMHIRRQIESRKRLAKMVLVFVGLFAVCWLPNHVIYLYRSYHYSQVDTSLLHFVSSVCARMLAFTNSCVNPFALYLLSRSFQKQFQRQLCCCCPPLTPQSQSRGRSTVRMTSLKSTHHSLASFSLINGNHICHEGCV